One stretch of Patescibacteria group bacterium DNA includes these proteins:
- the miaB gene encoding tRNA (N6-isopentenyl adenosine(37)-C2)-methylthiotransferase MiaB codes for MTKHYHLIALGCQMNKSDSERAAALLDSLGLTQTLRPEEADFILINTCSVRQSAEDRVYGQVKKFNKLKIKKPGLIIGVTGCMPGRDKRGEFFKKMPGLDLYFPISDLPHLPAMLRARNPEIGILEVDPDYLKIAPKHQNKFKAFITIETGCDKYCAYCVVPFARGPVRHRLLSDILVEARALAAGGCLEITLLGQTVNNYIAADAENFNSKNPFKDNFAALLWELNQISGIERIHFTAAHPSHMTDEVIAALALPRQANYLHLPVQSGSNSVLARMNRPYTREEYIEIIKKVRSARPGIAIGTDIIVGFPGETAEEFEETLSLYREIEFDISYNAIYSPRSGTAAVKAYGDDVPREEKEWRWQELENTMREITLRKNQAYAGREVSVLVDSCAAGICRGNSAEMKLVNFSHLGDLTGQIRPVIIEVPKLWILEGKLALINDKKE; via the coding sequence ATGACTAAACATTATCATCTCATTGCCCTGGGCTGTCAGATGAATAAATCCGATTCCGAGCGCGCTGCCGCGTTACTCGATAGTCTCGGCCTGACTCAAACTCTTCGTCCCGAAGAGGCGGATTTTATTTTGATAAATACCTGCTCGGTGCGCCAGTCGGCCGAAGACCGCGTTTATGGGCAGGTGAAGAAATTTAATAAATTAAAAATCAAAAAGCCGGGGCTCATCATTGGCGTTACCGGTTGTATGCCCGGCCGTGACAAAAGAGGGGAATTTTTTAAAAAAATGCCCGGTCTTGATTTGTATTTCCCAATTAGCGACTTGCCGCATCTTCCGGCCATGCTCCGTGCCCGGAATCCGGAAATCGGCATTCTGGAAGTTGATCCCGATTATCTCAAAATCGCGCCAAAGCATCAAAACAAGTTTAAAGCATTCATTACAATCGAGACCGGCTGTGATAAGTACTGCGCTTACTGCGTCGTGCCGTTCGCGCGCGGCCCGGTGCGCCATCGGCTACTCAGTGACATTCTGGTTGAGGCGCGCGCTCTCGCCGCCGGCGGTTGTCTGGAAATCACCCTGCTCGGCCAGACCGTGAATAATTACATAGCCGCGGATGCGGAAAATTTTAATTCAAAAAATCCGTTCAAAGACAACTTTGCCGCTCTGCTTTGGGAGCTTAATCAAATTTCCGGGATTGAACGCATCCACTTTACCGCGGCGCATCCGAGCCACATGACCGATGAGGTGATTGCCGCGCTCGCGCTGCCGCGCCAGGCCAATTATCTCCATCTCCCGGTCCAGTCGGGGAGCAATTCGGTACTCGCGAGGATGAATCGACCATATACGCGCGAAGAGTATATAGAAATTATCAAAAAAGTCCGCAGCGCGCGGCCGGGGATTGCCATCGGTACGGATATCATTGTCGGATTTCCGGGCGAAACAGCCGAGGAATTTGAGGAGACTCTGAGTCTCTACCGTGAAATTGAGTTTGATATATCATACAACGCGATTTATTCGCCGCGGTCCGGCACGGCCGCGGTTAAAGCCTATGGAGACGATGTCCCGCGCGAGGAAAAAGAGTGGCGTTGGCAGGAGCTGGAAAACACCATGCGCGAAATCACTCTGCGGAAGAATCAGGCATACGCCGGCCGCGAGGTTTCCGTGCTTGTGGATTCATGCGCCGCCGGCATTTGCCGCGGCAATTCAGCAGAAATGAAGCTGGTGAATTTTTCACACCTCGGGGATTTGACAGGCCAAATCCGGCCTGTTATTATTGAAGTCCCTAAACTGTGGATTTTGGAAGGTAAATTGGCCCTCATTAATGATAAAAAAGAGTAA
- the miaA gene encoding tRNA (adenosine(37)-N6)-dimethylallyltransferase MiaA, which translates to MIKKSNKLVAVVGPTAGGKTTWSLELAKKFNGEIVNADSRQIYRWMDVGTAKEPGRWRRVGGRRFYEVQGVPHYLIDFLEPNRDFSVAEFQRRAIRRIREIQSRGKLPILVGGTGLYIKAVIDNMKIPKVKANQNLRKSLETKSNEELWSLLGRMDPGALKVVDPQNKRRIIRALEVCILTGKPFSEQRAMGNPIFDALQIGVRVPRPLLYERIDRRVDRMVREGLVQEIQNLLSRNFKWGDPGLSGIGYRQMGCYLRGECELRDAIGFLKKDTRRYSKRQETWFKRDSRVNWLDNYNQAKKLVQEFLQK; encoded by the coding sequence ATGATAAAAAAGAGTAATAAACTCGTTGCCGTGGTTGGCCCGACGGCCGGCGGCAAGACGACCTGGAGCCTTGAATTAGCCAAAAAATTCAACGGCGAGATTGTTAATGCTGACTCGCGGCAGATTTACCGTTGGATGGACGTCGGCACGGCCAAGGAGCCGGGCCGCTGGCGCCGGGTCGGCGGGCGGCGCTTTTATGAGGTTCAGGGCGTGCCGCATTATCTGATTGATTTTCTTGAACCGAACCGCGACTTTAGCGTCGCCGAATTCCAGCGCCGCGCCATCCGCCGCATCCGCGAAATCCAGTCGCGCGGCAAACTCCCGATTTTGGTTGGCGGTACCGGTCTCTACATTAAAGCGGTAATTGACAACATGAAGATTCCCAAGGTTAAAGCGAACCAGAATCTGCGCAAAAGCCTTGAGACCAAAAGCAATGAAGAGCTTTGGAGCCTTCTCGGTCGCATGGATCCCGGCGCCCTTAAGGTGGTTGATCCACAGAACAAACGCCGCATCATCCGCGCGCTTGAAGTCTGCATTTTGACGGGCAAGCCCTTTTCCGAACAGCGGGCCATGGGTAATCCGATTTTTGATGCATTGCAAATCGGCGTGCGCGTTCCGCGGCCGCTGCTTTACGAAAGAATTGACCGGAGAGTTGACCGGATGGTTAGAGAAGGCCTGGTTCAGGAAATTCAAAACTTGCTCTCCCGCAATTTTAAATGGGGGGACCCCGGGCTTTCGGGTATCGGCTACCGGCAGATGGGATGCTACTTGCGGGGCGAATGCGAGCTCAGGGATGCGATCGGATTTCTGAAAAAAGATACCCGTCGATATTCAAAGCGTCAGGAGACCTGGTTCAAGCGCGATTCGCGCGTGAACTGGCTGGATAATTATAATCAGGCCAAAAAATTAGTCCAGGAATTTTTACAAAAATAA
- the gatB gene encoding Asp-tRNA(Asn)/Glu-tRNA(Gln) amidotransferase subunit GatB, translating into MQYQPVIGLEIHVQLKTKTKMFCPCANVPDGTPANTAVCSVCTGQPGALPVVNSTAIEFGIRAAAALGCTIQERSKFDRKNYFYPDLPKGYQISQYDMPIAKDGYLEIEIPKGPRNYARINIIRVHLEEDAAKSFHDEKDATLVDYNRGGTPLIEIVTAPDIATPFEAKIFLQELRTIMRYLGVSNADMERGELRCDANVSLRPADTQTLFPKTEIKNLNSFKAVERALEYEIMRQEKLWGQGKPPSQQSTRGWDEDAGETVEQRVKEAEQDYRYFPEPDIPPLDLGDMITRAKSALPELPAAKRKRFMDEYGFSGENARFLTSDLDWAEYAENTVSELKEWLASVPDLDGTSEEIYEKNKNKLAKLVGGWLCSKLAGAMADKNIDIKNLKITPENFAEFVSLIYANKVGSAAGQKILAAMLETGQDPSQIMEDRELGQMSDVAEIEQIVRQVVEDNPDKAEAYRAGKTALIQFFVGQVMIKSEGTADPNITKVLLEKFLQK; encoded by the coding sequence ATGCAATATCAGCCAGTCATCGGGCTGGAAATACACGTTCAGCTCAAGACTAAAACCAAGATGTTCTGTCCGTGCGCCAATGTGCCGGACGGCACTCCGGCTAATACGGCGGTCTGTTCGGTTTGCACCGGCCAGCCGGGCGCTTTGCCGGTGGTGAATTCCACGGCCATTGAATTCGGCATTCGCGCCGCGGCGGCCCTGGGCTGCACGATCCAGGAACGTTCAAAATTCGACCGCAAGAATTATTTCTATCCGGATCTGCCGAAAGGCTACCAGATATCGCAATACGACATGCCGATCGCCAAGGACGGCTATCTTGAAATCGAAATTCCGAAGGGACCGCGCAACTATGCCCGCATAAATATCATCCGGGTGCATCTTGAAGAAGACGCGGCTAAATCTTTTCACGATGAAAAAGACGCCACGCTGGTTGATTACAACCGCGGCGGCACCCCGCTCATTGAAATCGTGACCGCGCCGGACATCGCGACTCCGTTTGAAGCCAAAATTTTTTTGCAAGAGCTGCGCACAATTATGCGCTATCTCGGAGTTTCCAACGCCGACATGGAGCGCGGCGAGCTGCGCTGCGACGCCAATGTAAGCTTGCGGCCGGCCGATACGCAGACTCTGTTTCCGAAAACCGAAATCAAAAACCTGAATTCATTCAAGGCCGTTGAACGCGCACTGGAATATGAAATCATGCGCCAGGAAAAACTCTGGGGACAGGGGAAGCCGCCGAGCCAGCAGTCAACCCGCGGCTGGGACGAAGATGCGGGCGAAACCGTGGAACAACGCGTCAAGGAAGCCGAGCAAGATTACCGCTATTTTCCCGAACCGGATATTCCCCCGCTTGATTTGGGCGACATGATTACCCGCGCAAAATCCGCCCTGCCGGAGCTTCCGGCCGCCAAGAGAAAAAGATTCATGGATGAATACGGATTTTCGGGCGAGAACGCGCGGTTTCTTACGAGCGACCTCGACTGGGCCGAATACGCGGAAAACACCGTGAGCGAACTCAAGGAATGGCTGGCGTCGGTTCCGGACCTGGACGGCACGTCCGAAGAAATTTACGAAAAGAACAAGAATAAACTCGCGAAACTTGTCGGCGGATGGCTCTGCTCCAAGCTCGCGGGCGCCATGGCGGATAAAAATATTGACATCAAGAATCTGAAAATCACGCCGGAAAATTTCGCCGAATTCGTGAGCCTAATTTACGCGAATAAGGTCGGCAGCGCCGCCGGGCAAAAAATTCTTGCAGCCATGCTTGAAACCGGCCAGGATCCGAGCCAGATTATGGAGGACCGCGAACTCGGGCAGATGAGCGACGTAGCGGAAATTGAACAAATCGTCCGCCAGGTAGTTGAAGATAATCCGGACAAGGCCGAGGCCTACCGCGCCGGAAAAACCGCGCTCATCCAATTTTTTGTCGGCCAGGTGATGATAAAATCCGAAGGAACCGCGGATCCGAATATCACGAAGGTTCTGCTTGAAAAATTTTTACAAAAATAA
- a CDS encoding dihydrofolate reductase family protein: MKTILLMAITLDGKIAKHAAHAATWTSKADKKIFVEETKKAGVIIMGQTTYDTIGRPLPGRLNVVMNPEPDATKNIPDSLEFTNREPRELLTDLEKRGFSNAIIGGGATINGLFLKSGLIDEIWLTIEPKIFGEGLPLFRGADVDINLKLLEIKKLDDNAIQLRYSVIK; this comes from the coding sequence ATGAAAACAATACTCCTCATGGCGATTACGCTTGACGGCAAGATCGCCAAGCACGCGGCCCATGCCGCGACCTGGACGAGCAAAGCGGACAAAAAGATTTTTGTTGAAGAAACGAAAAAAGCCGGCGTCATCATCATGGGGCAGACGACTTATGATACCATCGGACGGCCGCTCCCCGGCCGGCTGAACGTGGTAATGAATCCCGAACCCGACGCCACGAAAAATATTCCAGACTCGCTTGAATTTACCAATCGGGAACCGCGTGAGCTGCTCACCGATCTCGAGAAGCGCGGATTTTCAAACGCCATTATCGGCGGCGGTGCGACCATTAACGGGCTTTTTTTGAAAAGCGGGCTGATTGACGAGATCTGGCTCACGATTGAACCGAAAATCTTCGGCGAGGGACTGCCGCTTTTTCGCGGCGCGGACGTTGATATAAACTTGAAGCTTTTGGAAATTAAAAAACTGGATGATAACGCAATCCAATTGAGATATTCCGTAATCAAATAA
- the thyA gene encoding thymidylate synthase codes for MKAYIDIVKKILDQGERKANRTGVDTIAIAGAMFEHDMSKGFPLLTTKKMPFKCIASELEFFIKGLTDKQWLQERNNHIWDEWASPAKVPYGHGAETKARMAAERDLGPIYGFQWRHFNADYAGFDKDHAGQGVDQLKQVVETLKKNPNDRRMIVSAWNPSKIAEMALPPCHYSFQVTVINNKLNLLWNQRSVDTMLGLPFNITSYALLLHLLAKEAGLAEGKLVGFLADTHIYVNHLDGAKEQISRDPNQYPLPRIATDNFTSIFDWKYDDTKLADYQSFPAIKFEIAV; via the coding sequence ATGAAAGCCTACATTGATATCGTAAAAAAAATCCTTGATCAGGGTGAACGAAAAGCCAATCGCACCGGCGTGGATACCATTGCCATTGCCGGCGCCATGTTTGAACATGATATGAGCAAGGGCTTTCCCCTGCTCACTACCAAAAAAATGCCCTTCAAGTGCATTGCGAGCGAATTGGAATTTTTCATCAAGGGGCTGACCGACAAACAATGGCTGCAGGAGCGCAATAACCATATCTGGGACGAATGGGCATCGCCCGCCAAGGTGCCATACGGTCATGGCGCGGAAACCAAGGCGCGGATGGCGGCCGAACGCGACCTCGGGCCGATTTACGGCTTTCAGTGGCGGCATTTTAACGCCGACTATGCCGGTTTTGACAAAGACCATGCCGGCCAGGGAGTGGATCAGCTCAAGCAGGTCGTAGAGACGCTTAAAAAAAATCCCAATGACCGGCGCATGATCGTCTCCGCGTGGAATCCGTCAAAAATCGCCGAGATGGCTCTGCCGCCGTGCCATTATTCTTTTCAGGTGACGGTCATCAATAATAAACTGAATCTTCTTTGGAATCAGCGGTCCGTGGACACCATGCTCGGCCTGCCCTTTAATATCACGAGCTATGCCCTGCTCCTGCACCTTCTCGCCAAAGAGGCCGGACTTGCCGAGGGAAAACTGGTGGGATTTTTGGCGGACACGCACATCTACGTAAACCACCTGGATGGGGCAAAAGAACAAATCAGCCGCGATCCGAATCAGTATCCCTTGCCGCGGATTGCAACGGATAATTTCACGTCAATCTTTGACTGGAAATACGACGATACAAAACTCGCGGACTATCAGAGCTTTCCGGCGATTAAATTTGAAATTGCGGTCTGA
- the dut gene encoding dUTP diphosphatase, producing MKVKIKRIDKELPLPQYQTAGAVAFDLCARVDTEIAPGEIVPVPANLIIRVPEGYAFLIIARSSLPGKKGLMLPNSVGVFDQDYWGPEDEVKVLLYNFKNQTAKIERGERLAQGLLVKIEKAELEETDEMNNANRGGFGSTGGYKTSL from the coding sequence ATGAAAGTTAAAATAAAAAGAATTGATAAAGAGCTACCGCTACCCCAGTATCAAACCGCTGGCGCGGTAGCTTTTGATTTATGCGCGCGAGTTGATACGGAAATCGCGCCGGGTGAAATCGTGCCGGTGCCGGCGAACCTGATAATCCGGGTTCCCGAAGGTTATGCATTTTTGATAATCGCCCGTTCCAGCCTTCCCGGCAAAAAGGGCCTGATGCTCCCGAATTCGGTCGGCGTGTTCGACCAGGACTATTGGGGACCCGAAGACGAGGTCAAAGTTCTGCTCTATAATTTTAAAAACCAAACCGCCAAAATTGAACGCGGCGAAAGACTCGCCCAGGGCCTGCTTGTAAAAATCGAGAAGGCCGAGCTCGAGGAAACCGACGAAATGAACAACGCAAACCGCGGCGGTTTCGGGTCGACCGGCGGGTATAAAACCAGCTTGTAG